The window ACCCCGCCCCGGAGGGCAACTCCTTCATGACCGAGCTGGTCCCCAAAGCTGCACACGGAGGCTCTCTGGTGTCCAAAGTGATAGCGGTGGACGCGGACTCCGGACAGAACGCCTGGCTGTCCTATGAAATAGTGAAATCCACTGATCCGGGACTTTTCACTATCGGTGTCCACAGCGGAGAGATCAGGACACAGCGGGACATTTCTGAATCTGACAGCATGAAACAGAACCTTATTGTGGCAGTGAAAGATAACGGACagccctctctgtctgccacCTGTTCcatgtatttacttatttctgATAACTTGGCTGAGGTGCCCgaactgaaggacatttcttatGATGAGAAGAATTCAAAACTGACCTCTTATCTGATCATCGCGTTGGTGTCTGTGTCCACCTTTTTTctgaccttcatcatcatcatcctgggTGTGAGGTTTTGTCGCAGGAGAAAGCCCAGACTGTTGTTTGATGGAGCAGTCGCCATCCCCAGCGCTTATCTCCCTCCTAATTACGCAGATGTTGACGGCACAGGAACTTTTCGCAGCGCTTACAACTATGACGCATACCTGACAACAGGATCTCGAACCAGTGACTTTAAGTTTGTGACATCTTACAATGACAACACACTGCCTGCTGACCAGACTCTGAGGAAAAGTCCGTCAGACTTCGTTGACCCTTTTGAAGACTTGGATTCTTCTGTCGAGGTAGGAGCCAGTCAAACTACTTCGCTGGTCACATTGCATCTTTAAGCTTATTTGTTGAATTATTGTATTGATTTGGTTTTTTTGGATGCTTAAAATTAGTTGTTTGCATGATGGAGGAAAACCTTAGTTTTTCTGGTTACTGCTAACTTTGTAAATTACGTCAGtaaatgatttgtcttttttgccATCATTCACTCAATACCACGTGACTACTTATTTGGTGTTTACATGTTCAACATgttctttgacatttttccGGCTTGTTTACACATACATAGGTGTCGAGTTTTTCAGTCCCTGTCTCAGAACGATACATTTTTTAGATACAATTTGTTGACAGATTGTTCTGTCTTGATCGTTATTTGTCATTCGTTTTTTAACTAAGCTGCCAGTTGCGGTCTTTCTAAAGTTAAACTACTTTActattaaaacaacattattcgCAAGCGAGAGCTTACTTATAATTGATTTTCCTGGTGAAGAGCGAGACCACATGGGAAATCTCATAGAGACAACAGTATTTCTATCTCAAAAGTTGAGTTACAAGTGAAGCTGTTACcggtttatatatttttttaatcaagcgTGTTGTTCAATCTCTCGTGAGTTTTCACTTTCATATGTCTCGCTGTgaaacaacctttcagtcaTCAGCATGTGTCACTGATCATTAATTTTCATCAAGTGATGTATCTATTGCTCCGATATCTGAGTCAGCTTAACTGTTGGTGGTTCACGGGTTGGGTGCAATGTTCAATTACAGTTTAAACGCTTGTACCATCTGCCCAGTCATATCCAAAAGCatctgtccatggtgctgaaacacTCCTCCGGCTCTGCTGGAGAGTGTTCTTCTTGTCATCCATCGTGTCCACATTTAAataatgatgacattttatatgtTATGAAAACGTTGGGTTGTTGTAATTTACCTCACTGCCTCGGCCGTTGTCTTCATATGGAGCGCTCAACAGTAGTTTTATATTATACTTATCTCATGTCACATTACAATCATGGTCTTGGTGACTGTAAGAGTTTCAGACTCAACATCTTAGTTTTCCTTCTCTTTCGGTGGCTCAAACTGTACTCTTATATTTAGCTGATTCTGTAAAGTAAGGTTAAAGGTATTATGTTTCTAAAGCTGACTGAACTCTGTTGAACAAGGCTGAAAATATGTACGCCTCCAAAACTGAGCCAGTGCCAACGAACATAAcgtcattgtgttttttttattttcagaaagagaaaaatgtatCCCACATGAGCGGCTCACCTAAACGAGTGTAAATAGCACcttaattattttttcatattttgtgaGAGAAAAATTATAGCATGCAAGTGTGGAGATAGAAATAACTCATGGTGTCGCTGTTGGCTGACAGATAATAGACATCCACCACTCCACCCACTACACTGACATCAGCTGCAGATTTTCCACCCAAGAAAAGCTCACATTTTTTACCGTGTTTTATGGTTCATACTGTTGTGAAGTTGGATTATTGCGTGTTTTTGGACAGCTTTCATTTCTTTGTTCTGGGAAGTATAATTTCAACAAACTCAGGACGCGGTTTTGTGTCAGGATGGGAGACAAAGGATTTTCGGCGCTTCGTCCGATCTTCGCATTCGTTTCCTTTATTGTGATGCTGCAGCTCGTTAATGGCGACCTTAGTTATTCTATTCCAGAAGAGATGAAACGCGGGTCGGTTATTGGAAATATAGCCAAAGATCTTGGTCTCGATCTGAGTACCTTATCTTCAAGAAATGCCCGTGCTGATTTCGAGGGGACTCAAAAGCGTTACTGTGACATTAATCTGAGCACCGGAGATTTGATCACATCAGACAGAATGGACAGAGAAAGCCTTTGCGGCAAAAAACCCTCGTGTGTTGTGAAAGTAGATCTGGTGTTGGAAAATCCTTTGGAGCTTCATCGACTGAGTCTTCATGTTCAAGATTTTAACGACAACTCACCCAAATTCAAAAAGAATTTAATTGAAATGGAAATAAGCGAATCGGCTGAAAAGGGTACCCGCTTCTCTATTGAGGAGGCCCATGACGCAGATATAGGTCAAAATGCTGTTCAGAGGTACAACCTTCAGAAAAAcgatcattttattttatcagttgACAGCAACAGAGTTGAACTCGTACTGGAGAATAAACTGGATCGAGAAAAGCAAGAGGAGATTAATCTGCTCCTCACAGCTCTAGATGGTGGCTCTCCTCAGAGATCAGGTACTGTAGTCATACACGTCACTGTGCTGGATGCTAATGATAACGCCCCAGTGTTCAGCCAGGCCGTTTATAAAGCCAGTCTGCCTGAAAACTCTCCTCCAGATACCATAGTGATTACTGTTAGTGCTACAGACGCAGATGAAGGAGTAAATGGAGATGTGACGTATGACTTTGGTCACGtgtctgatgatgatgtaaatgttttctctATTGATCCCAAAACCGGAGAAATCAGAGTAACTGGTGTGAttgactttgaagaaagtagTTCTTTTGAAATGAGAGTAGAAGCTAAAGACGGTTTAGGACTTACTTCTTACGCCAAAGTTATAATTGACGTTACTGATAAGAATGATAATGCTCCAGTGATATACCTGAAATCACTGACTAACCCCATACCTGAGAACGTGTCACCTGGTACAGAGGTGGGCATCATTAACGTGCAGGACAGAGACTCAGAGAGTAACAGACAGGTCCGCTGCTCCATTCAGCAAGGAGCCCCTTTTAAGTTGGTTCCttctattaaaaactattaTTCTCTGGTGACCTCAGGACAACTGGACCGTGAACTAGTGTCTGATTACAACATCACAATCACTGCCACTGACGAGggctctccatctctgtcctcctctaaaACTGTTCAGTTATCTGTAGCAGACATCAACGACAACCCACCTGTGTTTGAGGAACAGTCGTACAGCGCATATGtgagtgaaaataacaaacccgGCTCCACTTTATGTTCCGTTACTGCTCGAGACCCCGACTGGAGACAAAACGGTACAGTGATTTATTCTCTGTTACCCGGTGAGGTGAACGGTGCCCCGGTGTCCTCCTACGTGTCTGTTAACGGAGATACGGGGGTGATCCACGCTGTGAGGTCGTTTGATTATGAACAGTTCAGGAGTTTTAAAGTGCAGGTGATGGCCAGAGACAAcggttctcctcctctcagcagcaACACGACCGTCAGTGTGTTCGTATCGGATGTGAATGACAACTCTCCTCAGATACTGTACCCCGCCCCGGAGGGCAACTCCTTCATGACCGAGCTGGTCCCCAAGGCTGCACACGGAGGCTCTCTGGTGTCCAAAGTGATAGCGGTGGACGCGGACTCCGGACAGAACGCCTGGCTGTCCTATGAAATAGTGAAATCCACCGATACGGGACTTTTCACTATCGGTGTCCACAGCGGAGAGATCAGGACACAGCGGGACATTTCTGAATCTGACAGCATGAAACAGAACCTTATTGTGGCAGTGAAAGATAACGGACagccctctctgtctgccacCTGTTCcatgtatttacttatttctgATAACTTGGCTGAGGTGCCAgaactgaaggacatttcttatGACGAGAAGAATTCCAAACTGACTTCTTATCTGATCATCGCTCTGGTGTCTGTGTCCACCTTTTTCctgaccttcatcatcatcatcctgggTGTGAGGTTTTGTCGCAGGAGAAAGCCCAGACTGTTGTTTGATGGAGCAGTCGCCATCCCCAGCGCTTATCTCCCTCCTAATTACGCAGATGTTGACGGCACTGGAACTTTACGCAGCGCTTACAACTATGACGCATACCTGACAACAGGATCTAGAACCAGCGACTTTAAGTTTGTGACGTCTTACAATGACAACACACTGCCTGCTGACCAGACTCTGAGAAAAAGTCCATCAGACTTCGTTGATCCGTTCGACGATTTAGAGATTTCTGTAGAGGTAGGCACCTTTTAAAGTACTTCACTTGTCACAAAGTATTATTTGGCTTTTTATtgagtctttacattttctgtatgGCTCAAGCAACTATTCACATCTCCGACTATTTTCAAGTGATTTTGTGGTTTTTGAAgttaattattttcataatgGAGCTACGAAATAGAAGTCGTTCCTTCAGTATTAAACCACTTCCGGGATGTTCAaacatatctgttttttttgttgttttttttcattttgtcaaggCTATCGACTGCTCCTTCTTTTAAATTTTTACTTGTTGACTTTTTTCAGCGACCACTGAATAAGAATAGAACCTTTGCCTCTCAATACacctcttttttatttatttattcttttcgaATACAGCTGTAACCAATCGCTTTAGTACAAGGGTCTATCAACTGCAGTAGTTATGTGTTATAAAGTGTAAAGTGGAGTCGACCGTAGAATAAGGGACGTTGGTGGGTTAATTTATATTCAGACTATCAGCGAATTAGTTCTAAGTAACATCTCTCTTTCAATtgggatttttatttattcattcagagTGACTTAATTCCAAATTATTTTTGACATCATCACATTTTAGTTTTAGCTTTTGCACATGAGAATAGACATGATTTTATTAAGTGTGCGTAAGTCAACAAGACTATTTTTCAGAAGTGGTCCTACCACCTTCTGAAGTCCATACTGAGCAATGCAGAGCAATGCACATAGGATCATATTTCAGTACTTTCTATCACAGAGCAGTAATTAGGATTCCATTGAGGTATATCTCTCAGTTAATGGCCTTGTTATTGTAAGATACTGTCTGGTAATTGTGAAATATTGTCATGCAGAACAAGGCTTTAAATAATGCTTCGTAACGACTGATAAAGAGCTAATGTGCTACTAATATGCATGCAAATTCTAGTTAAAGCTGAATATGTTTACATCATGAAGTTTTACCACTGCTATTTCAAAGTCAGCCTTTTTGGACAACGATTTAGGTTTAATTAAGTGAATATTCAATTTATGAACATGTCTTACTAATGTGTTGAGTCACAGCTCAGAGATCAACACAGAGCTCAATATGTTTGTGCTATCAGCCCTGCAAGAAATGAAAGCatctgtccatggtgctgaaatacTCCTCAGACGCTCAAGCACAACCACACTGGGGATGTCTTTTTTCTCGTCAGTCGCACCTATTGCTTTTCAATCAAAACATAAATAAGTAGACGAATAAATAAACTactaataatgatgataataattaaatgtatgTGCACTACAAACGTGGGATTGTTGTATTTTCCGTGATTACCACAGCTAATGGTCTTACTGTGCGGCAAACTTCAAACAAATCTCATTGATTTCAATTGTACAGGGGTCAAGGACATCCTCAAAGTGGGGCCACGTAAAAAACAGATCaagtgcgcgcgtgtgtgtgtgtgtgtgtgtctttttatgaAAAATGTGCCGCATATAGAGTTAATTTGAACGTGAGTGAATGTTATCCTGATGTAGTTTGAGAATTTAAGCTGTATCGTTGTGTGAGGATCAAAATTAGACTCATGGTGTCGCTGTTggctgacagaaaacaaacactcaccACTCCACCCACAACTACTACATAAATATCAGATGCGGATTTGCCAGAACAACCGTTGCATTTTCCACCACATTTCATTGTGTGCATTACTGTAGCATGTTGGATTATCGACGGTTCTTCGACAATTGATTGCATCGCACTGGAGAGTATAAGGCGTCCAAGCTGGTGACGCCTTTTTGTGTCAGAATGGGAGACAAAGGATTTTCAGTATTTCGTCCGTTCTTCTGCTTCGTTTCCTTTATTGTAGCGCTGCAGCTCGTTAATGGCGACCTGAGTTATTCTTTTCCAGAAGAGATGAAACGCGGGTCGGTTATTGGAAATATAGCCAAAGATCTTGGTCTCGATCTGAGGACCTTATCTTCAAGAAAGGCCCGTGTTGACTTTGAAGGAACACGTAAGCATTACTGTGACATTAATCTGAATACTGGAGATTTGATCACATCGGAGAGAACTGACAGAGAAAGCCTTTGTGGCAAAAAACCCTCGTGTGTTGTGAAAGTAGATCTGGTGTTGGAAAATCCTTTAGAGCTTCATCGACTGAGTCTTCACATTCAAGATGTTAACGACAATTCGCCGCAATTCAACGACAATTTGTTTGAAATGGAAATAAGTGAGTCCGCTGACAAGGGTAATCGCTTCTCTATTGAAGAGGCCCATGACGCAGATATAGGTCAAAATGCTGTTCAGAGGTACAACCTACAGAAGAATGACAACTTCATTCTCGCGGTTGACAGCAATAAGGTTGAACTCGTACTGGAGAATACACTAGATCgagagaaacaaaaggagaTTAATCTGCTCCTCACAGCTCTAGATGGTGGCTCTCCTCAGAGATCAGGTACTGTAGTCATACACGTCACTGTGCTGGATGCTAATGATAACGCTCCAGTGTTCAGCCAGGCCGTTTATAAAGCCAGTCTGCCTGAAAACTCTCCTCAAGGTACCATAGTGATTACAGTAAGTGCTACTGATGCAGATGAAGGAGTGAATGGAGATGTGACGTATCACTTTGGCCACGTGTCTGATGACGATGTCAATGTTTTCTCTATTGAACCTAAAACGGGAGAAATCAGAGTAACTGGTGTGAttgactttgaagaaagtagTTCTTTTGAAATGAGAGTGAAAGCTAAAGATGGTTTAGGACTTACTTCTTACGCCAAAGTTAATATAGATGTTACTGATAAGAATGATAATGCTCCAGTAATATACCTGAAATCCCTGACTAACCCCATACCTGAGAACGTGTCACCTGGTACAGAGGTGGGCATCATTAACGTGCAGGACAGAGACTCAGAGAGTAACGGACAGGTCCGCTGCTCCATTCAGCAAGGAGCCCCTTTTAAGTTGGTTCCttctattaaaaactattaTTCTCTGGTGACCACAGGACAACTGGACCGTGAACTAGTGTCTGATTACAACATTACAATCACTGCCACTGACGAGGGCTCTccacctctgtcctcctctaaaACTGTTCAGTTATCTGTAGCAGACATCAACGACAATCCACCTGTGTTTGAGGAACAGTCGTACAACGCATATGtgagtgaaaataacaaacctggCTCCACTTTATGTTCCGTTACTGCTCGAGACCCCGACTGGAGACAAAACGGTACAGTGATTTATTCTCTGTTACCCGGTGAGGTGAACGGTGCCCCGGTGTCCTCCTACGTGTCTGTTAACGGAGACACGGGGGTGATCCACGCTGTGAGGTCGTTTGATTATGAACAGTTCAGGAGTTTTAAAGTGCAGGTGATGGCCAGAGACAAcggttctcctcctctcagcagcaACGTGACCGTCAGTGTGTTCGTATCGGATGTGAATGACAACTCTCCTCAGATACTGTACCCCGCCCCGGAGGGCAACTCCTTTATGACCGAGCTGGTCCCCAAAGCTGCACACGGAGGCTCTCTGGTGTCCAAAGTGATAGCGGTGGACGCGGACTCCGGACAGAACGCCTGGCTGTCCTATGAAATTGTGAAATCCACCGATCCGGGACTTTTCACTATCGGTGTCCACAGCGGAGAGATCAGGACACAGCGGGACATTTCTGAATCTGACAGCATGAAACAGAACCTTATTGTGGCAGTGAAAGATAACGGACagccctctctgtctgccacCTGTTCCATATATTTACTTATTTCTGATAACTTGGCTGAGGTGCCAgaactgaaggacatttcttatGACGAGAAGAATTCCAAACTGACCTCTTATCTGATCATCGCGCTGGTGTCTGTGTCCACCTTTTTCctgaccttcatcatcatcatcctgggTGTGAGGTTTTGTCGCAGGAGAAAGCCCAGACTGTTGTTTGATGGAGCAGTCGCCATCCCCAGCGCTTATCTCCCTCCTAATTACGCAGACGTTGACGGTACAGGAACTTTACGCAGCGCTTACAACTATGACGCATACCTGACAACAGGATCTAGAACCAGCGACTTTAAGTTTGTGACATCTTACAATGACAACACACTGCCTGCTGACCAGACTCTGAGGAAAAGTCCGTCAGACTTCGTTGACCCTTTTGAAGACTTGGATTCTTCTGTCGAGGTAGGAGCCATTCAAACTACTTCGCTAGTCACATTGCATCTTTAAGCTTATTTGTTGAATCattgtattgatttgttttttttggatgctTAAAATTAGTTGTTTGCATGATGGAGGGAAACCTTAGTTTTTCTGGTTACTGCTAACTTTGTAAATTACGTCAGTAAATGATTAATCCTTTTTGCCATCATTCACTCAATACCACGTGACTACTCATTTGGCGTTCACACGTACAACGTGttctttgaaaatgttctggctTGTTTACACATAGGTGTCGAGTTTTTCAGTCCCTGTCTCAGAACGATGCATTTTTTAGATACAATTTGTTTACAAATTGCTCTGTCTTGATCGTTATTTCTCATTCGTTTGTTGAACTAAGCTGCCAGTTGCGGACTCTCTTAAGTGAAACTACTTTGCTATTAAAACAACATCATTCGCAAGCAAAGCAAGGGCTTACTGATTTTCCTGGTGAAGAGCTAGACCTCATGGGAAATTTTATAGAGACAACACTATTTCTGTCTCAAATGTTAAGTAACAAGCGAAGCTGTCAccgaattataatttcataatcAAGCGTTTTGTTCATGCTCTCGTGAGTTTTCACTTTCATATGTCTcgctgtaaaacacattttcagtcatCAGCATGTGTCACTCATCATAAATTACCAGCAAGTGATGCAAATATTGCTCCGATTTCTAAGTCTGCATAACTGTAGGTTGCTTACGGTTTAGGGTCAATGTTCAGTTACACTTTACAAGCTTGTACCACCTGTCCTTTCATATCCAAAAGCatctgtccatggtgctgaaacagTCTGGCTCCGCTGaaaatttgtctttttgtcatcCATGGTGTCCACATTTGAATAAtgatgatattttatatttatataaaacattGGGTCGTTGTAATTTATCTCACTGCCTCGGCCGTTTTCTTCATACGGAGCGCTCAACAGTAGTTTTATATTACACTTACCTCATGTCACATTACAATCGTGGTCTTGGTGACTGTTAGAGTTTCGGACTCAACGTTTtacttttccttctctttcgGAGGCTCATACAGTACTCTTTGTTTTCTGAACTCATATAAAGCAAATTCTATATGGCAAGGTTAAATATATTATGTTCCTAAAGCTCACTGAACTCTGTTGAGCCAGGCTGAAGAACATTTATTTCTCCAAAACTGAGCCAGTGCCAACGAACTTACCGtctatgtgttttgttttgttttttttgtttttttagaaagACAAACATGTATCCCACATGAGCGGCTCACCTAAACGTGTGTAAATAGcatcttaatgtttttttttcacaccttGTGAGAGAAAATATATTGCATGCTAGTGTTGAGATAGAAAATAACTCATGGTGTCGCTGTTGGCTGACAGATAAAAGACATCCACCACTCCACCCACTACTACTACATATACATCAGCTGCAGATTTTCCACCCAAGAAACACTCACATTTTTTACCGTGTTTTATGGTTCATACTGTTGTGAAGTTGGATTATTGCGTGGTTTTGGACAGCTTTCATTTCTTTGTTCTGGGACGTCTAATTTCAACAAATTCAGGACGCGGTTTTGTATCAGGATGGGAGACAAAGGATTTTCGGCCCTTCGTCAGATCTTCGCATTCGTTTCCTTTATCGTGACGCTATACCTCGTTAATGGCGACCTTAGTTATTCTATTCCAGAGGAGATGAAACGCGGGTCTGTTATTGGAAATATAGCCAAAGATCTTGGGCTCGATCTGAGGACCTTATCTTCAAGAAATGCCCGTGCTGATTTCGAGGGGACTCAAAAGCGTTACTGTGACATTAATATGAATACCGGAGATTTGATCACATCGGACAGAATGGACAGAGAAAGCCTTTGTGGCAAAAAACCCTCGTGTGTTGTGAAAGTAGATCTGGTGTTAGAAAATCCTTTGGAGCTTCATCGACTGAGTCTTCATATTCAAGATGTAAACGACAACTCACCAAAATTCAGAGAAAATTTGATTGTAATGGAAATAAGCGAATCGGCTGAAAAGGGTACCCGCTTTTCTATTGAGGAGGCCCATGACGCAGATATAGGTCAAAATGCTGTTCAGAGGTACAATCTTCTAAAGAACGATAACTTTATCCTTGCTGTTGACAGCAACAAGGTTGAACTCGTACTGGAAAATACACTTGATCGAGAGAAGCAAAAGGAGATTAATCTGCTCCTCACAGCTCTAGATGGTGGCTCTCCTCAGAGATCAGGTACTGTAGTCATACACGTCACTGTGCTGGATGCTAATGATAACGCCCCAGTGTTCAGCCAGGCCGTTTATAAAGCCAGTCTGCCTGAAAACTCTCCTCCAGATACCATAGTGATTACTGTTAGTGCTACTGATGCAGATGAAGGAGCGAATGGAGATGTGACGTATCACTTTGGCCACGTGTCTGATGACGATGTAAATGTTTTCACTATTGATCCTAAAAGGGGAGAAATCAGAGTAACTGGTGTGATTGACTTTGAAGAAGACAGTTCTTTTGAAATGAGAGTACAAGCTAAAGACGGTTTAGGACTTACTTCTTACGCCAAAGTTATTATAGATGTCACTGATAAGAATGATAATGCTCCAGTAATATACCTGAAATCCCTGACTAACCCCATACCTGAGAACGTGTCACCTGGTACAGAGGTGGGCATCATTAACGTGCAGGACAGAGACTCAGAGAGTAACGGACAGGTCCGCTGCTCCATTCAGCAAGGAGCCCCTTTTAAGTTGGTTCCttctattaaaaactattaTTCTCTGGTGACCACAGGACAACTGGACCGTGAACTAGTGTCTGATTACAACATCACAATCACTGCCACTGACGAGGGCTCTccacctctgtcctcctctaaaACTGTTCAGTTATATGTAGCAGACATCAACGACAACCCACCTGTGTTTGAGGAACAGTCGTACAGCACATATGtgagtgaaaataacaaacccgGCTCCACTTTATGTGCCGTTACTGCTCGAGACCCCGACTGGAAACAAAACGGTACAGTGATTTATTCTCTGTTACCCGGTGAGGTGAACGGTGCCCCGGTGTCCTCCTACGTGTCTGTTAACGGAGACACGGGGGTGATCCACGCTGTGAGGTCGTTTGATTATGAACAGTTCAGGAGTTTTGAAGTGCAGGTGATGGCCAGAGACAAcggttctcctcctctcagcagcaACGTG of the Sparus aurata chromosome 18, fSpaAur1.1, whole genome shotgun sequence genome contains:
- the LOC115568654 gene encoding protocadherin gamma-A4-like encodes the protein MGDKGFSALRPIFAFVSFIVMLQLVNGDLSYSIPEEMKRGSVIGNIAKDLGLDLSTLSSRNARADFEGTQKRYCDINLSTGDLITSDRMDRESLCGKKPSCVVKVDLVLENPLELHRLSLHVQDFNDNSPKFKKNLIEMEISESAEKGTRFSIEEAHDADIGQNAVQRYNLQKNDHFILSVDSNRVELVLENKLDREKQEEINLLLTALDGGSPQRSGTVVIHVTVLDANDNAPVFSQAVYKASLPENSPPDTIVITVSATDADEGVNGDVTYDFGHVSDDDVNVFSIDPKTGEIRVTGVIDFEESSSFEMRVEAKDGLGLTSYAKVIIDVTDKNDNAPVIYLKSLTNPIPENVSPGTEVGIINVQDRDSESNRQVRCSIQQGAPFKLVPSIKNYYSLVTSGQLDRELVSDYNITITATDEGSPSLSSSKTVQLSVADINDNPPVFEEQSYSAYVSENNKPGSTLCSVTARDPDWRQNGTVIYSLLPGEVNGAPVSSYVSVNGDTGVIHAVRSFDYEQFRSFKVQVMARDNGSPPLSSNTTVSVFVSDVNDNSPQILYPAPEGNSFMTELVPKAAHGGSLVSKVIAVDADSGQNAWLSYEIVKSTDTGLFTIGVHSGEIRTQRDISESDSMKQNLIVAVKDNGQPSLSATCSMYLLISDNLAEVPELKDISYDEKNSKLTSYLIIALVSVSTFFLTFIIIILGVRFCRRRKPRLLFDGAVAIPSAYLPPNYADVDGTGTLRSAYNYDAYLTTGSRTSDFKFVTSYNDNTLPADQTLRKSPSDFVDPFDDLEISVEVGTF
- the LOC115568600 gene encoding protocadherin gamma-A4-like isoform X29, whose protein sequence is MGDKGFSVFRPFFCFVSFIVALQLVNGDLSYSFPEEMKRGSVIGNIAKDLGLDLRTLSSRKARVDFEGTRKHYCDINLNTGDLITSERTDRESLCGKKPSCVVKVDLVLENPLELHRLSLHIQDVNDNSPQFNDNLFEMEISESADKGNRFSIEEAHDADIGQNAVQRYNLQKNDNFILAVDSNKVELVLENTLDREKQKEINLLLTALDGGSPQRSGTVVIHVTVLDANDNAPVFSQAVYKASLPENSPQGTIVITVSATDADEGVNGDVTYHFGHVSDDDVNVFSIEPKTGEIRVTGVIDFEESSSFEMRVKAKDGLGLTSYAKVNIDVTDKNDNAPVIYLKSLTNPIPENVSPGTEVGIINVQDRDSESNGQVRCSIQQGAPFKLVPSIKNYYSLVTTGQLDRELVSDYNITITATDEGSPPLSSSKTVQLSVADINDNPPVFEEQSYNAYVSENNKPGSTLCSVTARDPDWRQNGTVIYSLLPGEVNGAPVSSYVSVNGDTGVIHAVRSFDYEQFRSFKVQVMARDNGSPPLSSNVTVSVFVSDVNDNSPQILYPAPEGNSFMTELVPKAAHGGSLVSKVIAVDADSGQNAWLSYEIVKSTDPGLFTIGVHSGEIRTQRDISESDSMKQNLIVAVKDNGQPSLSATCSIYLLISDNLAEVPELKDISYDEKNSKLTSYLIIALVSVSTFFLTFIIIILGVRFCRRRKPRLLFDGAVAIPSAYLPPNYADVDGTGTLRSAYNYDAYLTTGSRTSDFKFVTSYNDNTLPADQTLRKSPSDFVDPFEDLDSSVEQQKPPNNDWRFTQGQRPGPSGPHMPYGTHIRWTPKDGTRATGGPEVAMGTGPWPQPPTEAEQLQALMAAANEVSEATATLGPGTMGLSTRYSPQFTLQHVPDYRQNVYIPGSTATLTSNPQQQQATAQQATQQALPPPQASAQPEPPKAAQTPASKKKSTKKEKK
- the LOC115568600 gene encoding protocadherin gamma-A4-like isoform X48, whose protein sequence is MGDKGFSVFRPFFCFVSFIVALQLVNGDLSYSFPEEMKRGSVIGNIAKDLGLDLRTLSSRKARVDFEGTRKHYCDINLNTGDLITSERTDRESLCGKKPSCVVKVDLVLENPLELHRLSLHIQDVNDNSPQFNDNLFEMEISESADKGNRFSIEEAHDADIGQNAVQRYNLQKNDNFILAVDSNKVELVLENTLDREKQKEINLLLTALDGGSPQRSGTVVIHVTVLDANDNAPVFSQAVYKASLPENSPQGTIVITVSATDADEGVNGDVTYHFGHVSDDDVNVFSIEPKTGEIRVTGVIDFEESSSFEMRVKAKDGLGLTSYAKVNIDVTDKNDNAPVIYLKSLTNPIPENVSPGTEVGIINVQDRDSESNGQVRCSIQQGAPFKLVPSIKNYYSLVTTGQLDRELVSDYNITITATDEGSPPLSSSKTVQLSVADINDNPPVFEEQSYNAYVSENNKPGSTLCSVTARDPDWRQNGTVIYSLLPGEVNGAPVSSYVSVNGDTGVIHAVRSFDYEQFRSFKVQVMARDNGSPPLSSNVTVSVFVSDVNDNSPQILYPAPEGNSFMTELVPKAAHGGSLVSKVIAVDADSGQNAWLSYEIVKSTDPGLFTIGVHSGEIRTQRDISESDSMKQNLIVAVKDNGQPSLSATCSIYLLISDNLAEVPELKDISYDEKNSKLTSYLIIALVSVSTFFLTFIIIILGVRFCRRRKPRLLFDGAVAIPSAYLPPNYADVDGTGTLRSAYNYDAYLTTGSRTSDFKFVTSYNDNTLPADQTLRKSPSDFVDPFEDLDSSVEQKPPNNDWRFTQGQRPGPSGATGGPEVAMGTGPWPQPPTEAEQLQALMAAANEVSEATATLGPGTMGLSTRYSPQFTLQHVPDYRQNVYIPGSTATLTSNPQQQQATAQQATQQALPPPQASAQPEPPKAAQTPASKKKSTKKEKK
- the LOC115568600 gene encoding protocadherin gamma-A4-like isoform X35, which produces MGDKGFSVFRPFFCFVSFIVALQLVNGDLSYSFPEEMKRGSVIGNIAKDLGLDLRTLSSRKARVDFEGTRKHYCDINLNTGDLITSERTDRESLCGKKPSCVVKVDLVLENPLELHRLSLHIQDVNDNSPQFNDNLFEMEISESADKGNRFSIEEAHDADIGQNAVQRYNLQKNDNFILAVDSNKVELVLENTLDREKQKEINLLLTALDGGSPQRSGTVVIHVTVLDANDNAPVFSQAVYKASLPENSPQGTIVITVSATDADEGVNGDVTYHFGHVSDDDVNVFSIEPKTGEIRVTGVIDFEESSSFEMRVKAKDGLGLTSYAKVNIDVTDKNDNAPVIYLKSLTNPIPENVSPGTEVGIINVQDRDSESNGQVRCSIQQGAPFKLVPSIKNYYSLVTTGQLDRELVSDYNITITATDEGSPPLSSSKTVQLSVADINDNPPVFEEQSYNAYVSENNKPGSTLCSVTARDPDWRQNGTVIYSLLPGEVNGAPVSSYVSVNGDTGVIHAVRSFDYEQFRSFKVQVMARDNGSPPLSSNVTVSVFVSDVNDNSPQILYPAPEGNSFMTELVPKAAHGGSLVSKVIAVDADSGQNAWLSYEIVKSTDPGLFTIGVHSGEIRTQRDISESDSMKQNLIVAVKDNGQPSLSATCSIYLLISDNLAEVPELKDISYDEKNSKLTSYLIIALVSVSTFFLTFIIIILGVRFCRRRKPRLLFDGAVAIPSAYLPPNYADVDGTGTLRSAYNYDAYLTTGSRTSDFKFVTSYNDNTLPADQTLRKSPSDFVDPFEDLDSSVEQKPPNNDWRFTQGQRPGPSGPHMPYGTHIRWTPKDGTRATGGPEVAMGTGPWPQPPTEAEQLQALMAAANEVSEATATLGPGTMGLSTRYSPQFTLQHVPDYRQNVYIPGSTATLTSNPQQQQATAQQATQQALPPPQASAQPEPPKAAQTPASKKKSTKKEKK